Sequence from the Psilocybe cubensis strain MGC-MH-2018 chromosome 10, whole genome shotgun sequence genome:
ATACCTGGCGATCAGCGTCATCTTCACGAAATAGACGAATCCTGGGCATGTAAATCATCTTTTCGCATGAAATAACCTCGACTGTCAAAGGAGGAAGACGTTGGCACGACGCCGGTGCCAAGTAACACTCCACACGCCTCCTCAGCTTTTCGTAGAAACACCTGGAGAGTGCAGTTGTGGGTCGAGCTAATTCAGGCAAACATCTAATGTGCGATGAATCGGCATGAATGCTAGTGGAAACGATGTGCACAGACTTGATGTCCGGCATACAAGACACTATAATATCCATAAGAAGTTTCTATGGTGTGCTATCAGATCGCGTAAAATGATTTAAAGTGTTTATTTTACTCACAAAGGGGTCAAGAGGAGACGACGACCTTTTTTCTCCCACATGATCAAAGTCCTGCAGATCAGACAACTGGAAATTGACAGCTAGATGTTTGAGCTTCGAAAAGATCGAAAACCTGCCAGAATTAGAGCCGCTGAAACACCAACGGCCTTCGGGGTAAGGAGGTACAATCTCGAGACATTCCAGCGACTGAGCGTGGCCTAGGAGTGCTTTCTCAAAGAACAAATCAGCCGTGCCATCAGCAGGTTTACACGgattgtcgatgaaacgAAGCCTTTTCAGTCCCGAGTAAGATGAGAGGTAGTCTATGAACGAAGGAGGTGCCTCGTCCAAGGTGATTTCTTCCAGATGGATTCCATTAGAATCTAGCACTCGCCACACATCGCTAGGAAGAGAGGTATAGAACAGTGATGTATGACTCGGATGAGGATGTATGTCCTCCAAACTGATAGATTTAAGGCTAATCAAGTGTCGCATGACAACTGCGTCGTCCAAGCACAGATTGACAGACTTTAACTTCAGGTTAACCAGACCAAGAGGGGGTGCAGTCCTAGGATAAAGCCTGAACAGATTATGAAGACTATTATATGCGTGGAGATGGTCAATGCCAGTATTGCAAATATCAATCGAGCGGAGGTTCGGATTCTGAGCGATGGCTTTAGCAACGTTGTCAAAAATTAGTTCTGCATAGGGAGGAAAAGCTACTCCCGTCTTTATGCTTATCTCTGTGAGGTCGTTCAGACAGTCCAGCTCCAGTGGTATTTGCGGCCAAGATTCGAACCGAAACCGAACACTGCGCAGACTGGGCAGCTCCTTGATGGCGTTCATGGCAATCCGAGAAGCTGGGTAACagtcgtgctcgtgctcttCCCATCTTCAAGAGTCAGAGTTAGCTTTATAGAGACCAAACGAGCTAATTGGAAGGACACCCACATAACACTGTTAACCCCCCTCAAAGAAGTAATAGCATCGAATAAATGAGCTGCCAACCTCTTCCTCGCATCAGCCGCTTCAGAGGTCTCCTCAGGGTACGGTGACGGCGACCAAATCGTCGACGCCAAAACGGCACGCGAAGCCGCTGGAGCGAGCATGCCAATCGAGAGCACTCGCGCAGCAGCACACGCAGGATGTTTTCCCGCTGCCAGTGCCTCGATCTTGCGAACGCCCTTCACCATGTTCTCCTTGCAGACCTCGAGATGGACCGTCCGGAACACCTCATGGTGCAAGATTGCCGCCACAGCCTTGCACGACAGGCGAAAACGCTTGATGTCAGGCAAGCCGAGCTGGACACTCAATCAGCGGATATCGTTGAATCGAGTTGATATAAAACATACCTCGTTACCTATAGCCAGTATGATCTCAGGCGCAAGGCGAAGCAAAGAGTCTGGTATGTTCAGTGTAGGGGCCATTGCTAGTCAAAGGTGCTGATACGGTTTGCTATTAATAACGAGGGATAGTAAGAAAATTCTGCGGGATGTGCCAGGACTCGAAGGGGAAGTGATGCAGTATTTATACCCATACCAAAGTAGTGACTCAGACACAAATTGAATGGACAAAAGCATTGGTTTCTCGGTAGACGGGCAATGTCGCGCGCAGCAATCTGACTCGACCTCCACTCGCCACCTGGCCGGTGTCATTCGTCGTCGGCAACACCATGCTGAAAGCGAAACTGCATTATACACTGTtagaaaaattaaacaagTAGGGCTTGAGTAGAGTCGGTCGAAAAAATATTTGCTCCACAGTCGGATGACTCGAAGTCCTGCTTCTCCTGTTTCAGTCCTGGAAGAGGTGCTGTGAACAATGCGTAAACCAAATTCAGATACCAACTTGCGCTGCTACGCTTCCTTACATACCCGTGATAAGTAGTTGTGTGAGTACTCAGTAAAGTAAGGCATGAAGCCATCTGTCCCTAGCGCCGCGGTATTTATTTTTAACCATGACCAAAGCCCTGCCATCCAAACGCAAGTACACATTGATTCTTTACACAATCGGAATTTTGAGGGTGAAGAGGGTCAAAACTTTCAGCAAGACGAATCATGAGGGGTATGAATGCTATGCGTGTTCGTGTGGATTTAAATTAAGTATGTTACGCCTCCAACTACTACTAATCTACCTCGTATCGTATCACTCTTTTTTGTTCACGACGTTTTCCAAAGAAATATACAGCACATCCAAAACAAACCAGCCAGCCAAAAGCCAGCGCGGTGGATGGGGTGCTTGTGCAGCTCTAGGGTAATCCGTCTAGAATATAACCAATAAAAACAGGTGAGGGGGAGCGGTAATGTGCGTAGGGTCGTGGTGGGTAAGGTGGTTGGTTATAAGGTACAAGGAACGGGACAAAACCAATTAAAGTTCGTCGTGGTCCCGGAGAatgtcgtcgtcatcgtcgccTCCAGGGGCGCCGGCTCCTCCAGAGTAGAGCTTGGAGGTAATGGGGTTGACAACACCCTGTACCTCAGCAAGCTTCTCCTCCAGATCCTCAGTGCTCGCACTCGAGCCGTTCTCGTCGATCCAGTCAGTGGTGTCCTTGACGGTGGCAAGGATGGTCTTCTTGTCCTCGTCCGAGAGCTTACCACCGAGACCTTCCTGGTCACCCAGCTGAGTCTTGAGTCCGTAGAcgaaggaagaaagggagtTGAGGGACTCGATGCGTTTGCGCTGGGCCTCGTCCTCAGCGGCGAACTTCTCAGCGTCGGCAACCATGCGGTCAATCTCCTCTTGAGAGAGACGGCCCTTCtcgttggtgatggtgatagACTCAGACTTGCCAGTGCCCTTATCGGCAGCGGCGACCTTCATGATACCGTTGGCGTCGATCTCGAAGGTGACTTCGATCTGGGGAACGCCACGAGGAGCAGGGGGAATGCCAGTGAGCTCGAACTTGCCGAGGTGGTTGTTGTCCTTGGTCAGCGAACGTTCACCCTCGAAGACTTGGATGAGGACGGTGGGCTGGTTGTCAGCGGCAGTCGAGAAgctgaaaaggaaaaaaaagtCAGACAATGATGAAAGAGGTGAAGAAAAAGTATACACACATCTGGGACTTCCTGGTGGGGATGACAGTGTTACGGGGGATGAGCTTGGTGAAGACTCCACCGGTGGTCTCAATACCGAGAGTAAGGGGGCAGAcatcgacgaggacgacatCAGCGGTTCCCTCAGCGCCAGAAAGGATACCTCCCTGGACAGCGGCACCGTAAGCGACAGCCTCATCGGGGTTGATTCCCTTGGAAGGCTCCTTTCCACCGAAGTACTCCTTGAGGAGCTGTTGAACCTTGGGAATACGGGTGGAACCACCAACAAGGACGACCTCATCGATATCCTCCTTCTTGACGTTGGCGTCCTTGAGAACCTGCTCGACAGGTTTCATGGTCTTCCTGAAGAGGTCCATGTTGAGTTCTTCGAACTTGGCGCGGGTGAGGGTCTCCGAGAAGTCGTTTCCGTCTTCGAAGCTCTCGATTTCAATGCGAGTGCTCTGTTGGCTGGAAAGAGTACGCTTGGCCTTCTCGACTTCACGCTTGAGTTTACCGAGAGCGCGGAGGTTCTTAGAAACGTCGGTACCGGTCTTCTTCTTGTAGGACTTGGTGAGGTACTCGATGACACGGTTATCGAAATCTTCTCCTCCGAGATGGGTATCTCCAGCGGTGGCGAGAACTTCGAAGACACCCTCGTCGATGGAGAGAAGGGAGACATCGAAAGTTCCACCTCCGAGATCGTAGACGATGATCTGTGATTCACCACCCTTCTTGTTGAGACCGTAGGCGATAGCGGCGGCAGTGGGCTCGTTGATGATACGGAGAACCTGGAGACCGGCGATTGTTCCGGCATCCTTGGTGGCCTGGCGCTGAGCGTCATTGAAGTCTGTaaaagagaggaaaaagCGTCAAACACGGGAAGAAAATGATAGAATTGTAAACTTACAAGCTGGGACGGTGACAACGGCGTGGGTGACCTTGTGTCCAAGGTAAGCCTCAGCGGTTTCCTTCATCTTTCCAAGAACCATGGCGCTAATTTCCTCAGGAGTCTGTAAAAGACAAAATTAAGTCAAAAACAGGTTTTTTGACATAGAAATATCGAACACTTACGAAGTGACGGTCCTCGCCCTTGTGCTTGACAGTGATAGCGGGTTTGCCATTCTTTTCCTGTACTCTGAAAGGCCAGTGCTTAATGTCGCGGATAATATCAGGGTCGTCCATCTTGCGGCCAATAAGTCGTTTTGCGTCAAAGACAGTGTTTTCGGGGTTGGAGTGGAAGGCGTTTTTAGCGCTGTCACCGACACTGAACAGAACGTGTCAACTGGCAAATAAAGAATATTAGACGAAGAAATCTACTCACAGGCGTTCCTCATCAGTGAAGCTGACCCATGAAGGCGTAATACGATGACCCTGGTCGTTGGCGATGATTTCAACGACACCCCCTCGTTGAACACTGTATTGAGATGATTAACAAGTGGATTTCGGCAATTCTGAAGAAGACACGTACCCAACACATGAATAACTAAGTGCCAGCACATCGCGGTCAGCAAAGCAAACTCGtagaatttggcagaattAAATGCATACGTTGTTCCCAAATCTATAACAGATAATCATTAGGGTCCGGCTAAGTATCCAGTGCAGAGTATAAAGACTTACCAATACCAATCACAGTTCCATACTCTGGGTGAGACTCCTCAGCGTTGACTGCTACTGGAGACAGACATACGAGGGCGACAAGGGCGAAGAAGGCGACAGAGAGAGTAGAAAAGAGATGCCTGGACTGAGTGCGCGTCGGATGACGGGCTAGGCGGGtcatgatggtggtggtagtagtTTTACAGAAAAGCAGGAAATTGGGACGACGCCGTATTTATTTGACTTCCGGGCGACATGACGTGTCACTTAGACGTGGCCAGATCACGTGCTTCCCCTCTCTTGAACCCTCTCCATCATTACGCCGAGAGACGTGGCAAGGCTATGTTGCTCTACGTTTTACTGTCGCATTTGACGTTGGAATAGGCTTATGGATACCCCTTCATATTCTGGTACCTCTCTAGGTCAGAAAGCACCCGATTTCACTAAAGTTTTCATGACCTCAATCGTTTTGTAGCAATTCGCTCGAAATTTCGTTTCGTTATCAAGCAAGTATGTACGTACATCTGGGCCATCACAATCAGTAATTAACGGTCATCATCTACAGTCGACACGGTCAATGACTGACTCCTGAGCGGACTGTACAACCTTGCAGCACATCGCCGTCATTTCTAGAACTTACCGGATGATCGACTCCCGCTTGGACATAAATGGAAACAAATGCTCAGATCATGACGACTGTTCCGTAGCGTGCATGTGGGGGAGGCCACGTACCTCGATCGATATTGAGGTCAATTACCCCGCATCGCTTACGCAGGGGCAGAGTGTAGAAGCGCGATTGAGTCGCGTTTGTTTGCCGGTTCAAGCTAGGTAAGAAAATACGCCTCATGATTTCCGAAGTTTAGGACTATTCTTGGAGTATTATTCTCAACGAAATATTCTAGTAGATTCTCCTTCTTAGTCTTTACTTTATCAGCTACAATACTCGCAGATTCCGTCCAATTCATTTACGCTCGGGCGCCAAGGCTCGATCGTAATGTAGTGGATTTAAGCGCCCAAGACATCCAatgaatgaaagaaaatgacCCACATGAATTTAAACGTTCTCTCGACAAAATCGGCAAGAAATTTACTCCATCCGTCATTAATAATTTTCATTGCATCTCCAAACAACCCATGCtaataatttattcattatCTATGATACAGATCCCGACTCGTCCAGGACAGGCACTTCCTCATCAATAAAGTCGATGAAAAGGTTCTGAAGGACATAGCTTCCATGAGATTTAGCCACCAATTCCATCTGATACCTTCCTGGTTCGAACCGTCCCAATTCAAAGCTCTCCGATACTAATTCTTCTGTAAGGTCGTCCAGGGGTATAGAAATAAGCTTTTCGCCATTATGCCGCACATAAACTTCGGAGGCGTTTGCAAGAAGTTCCCCACAATGCAACAAGCGAATCTTGATGCTGGACGCGGTTGTGATATATACAAATATCTGCGCCAACGTTTCAGAGATTGTAAAATCACGAAGGGAAGCTTGCCATGGGCCTTCAGGGGTATGGAAAAACATAAAAGAATTGCCTGTTTGGAGATCCCACCATCGATCGCGATTGCGTTGAATAAACGCCGGCTGTTCGATTTTGCATCCATCAGGGCCACTGATATAAAGAAGATGCTCATTTTCGGGTATTGAATCGACCAGTTCTAGTGGAACACCTGTCACAGAGCGAGCGGTTTTATTTTTGATGACTTCAAGAATGATTTCGTTATTGCAACCTTGTACACCGTACACAGTAGACGCATACAGCTTCGCAAGCTCCAGAGACGTTGTACCATGGAGATCCGCAAACCTACCGCACGTGGAGTTATAGGCGATGGGGTATTGGTAGACGTTTTGAAGGTCTGAAGAGTAGACAGTATGCCTGATTCGTTCGATTTTTTCATCAATGACAAGTCGTTCATTGTTGCGGTGGGAATCACAATTGAGCTGCTTCAATCGCTGCCTGACCTCCTTAACAAAACGAAACCGTGTTTGATGACTATccgagaaaagaaagggCCATCCATCAGACGCCCTTTCCAGATAGGCTTTTAGGTCAGCGATTCCCGATGGTTTTTGTCCGTCTTCCTGGAGAGCGTCTCGCCACTCCCCCTCCATTAGTATCATACCATGACTCCAAGCTCCTTGAGGA
This genomic interval carries:
- a CDS encoding Endoplasmic reticulum chaperone BiP gives rise to the protein MTRLARHPTRTQSRHLFSTLSVAFFALVALVCLSPVAVNAEESHPEYGTVIGIDLGTTYSCVGVQRGGVVEIIANDQGHRITPSWVSFTDEERLVGDSAKNAFHSNPENTVFDAKRLIGRKMDDPDIIRDIKHWPFRVQEKNGKPAITVKHKGEDRHFTPEEISAMVLGKMKETAEAYLGHKVTHAVVTVPAYFNDAQRQATKDAGTIAGLQVLRIINEPTAAAIAYGLNKKGGESQIIVYDLGGGTFDVSLLSIDEGVFEVLATAGDTHLGGEDFDNRVIEYLTKSYKKKTGTDVSKNLRALGKLKREVEKAKRTLSSQQSTRIEIESFEDGNDFSETLTRAKFEELNMDLFRKTMKPVEQVLKDANVKKEDIDEVVLVGGSTRIPKVQQLLKEYFGGKEPSKGINPDEAVAYGAAVQGGILSGAEGTADVVLVDVCPLTLGIETTGGVFTKLIPRNTVIPTRKSQIFSTAADNQPTVLIQVFEGERSLTKDNNHLGKFELTGIPPAPRGVPQIEVTFEIDANGIMKVAAADKGTGKSESITITNEKGRLSQEEIDRMVADAEKFAAEDEAQRKRIESLNSLSSFVYGLKTQLGDQEGLGGKLSDEDKKTILATVKDTTDWIDENGSSASTEDLEEKLAEVQGVVNPITSKLYSGGAGAPGGDDDDDILRDHDEL